The region GGTTAGCTGGAGAAAGCTCCAAGTGTTTGTCTGCCAAGCTACAAGGTTCAATATCACTTACAGAGGTATGGTTGCTCTTAGCAATCAGTCTGTCATAGCTCTTCGCATCCACCTGCAAGACAGGAGACTTCTTGGAGTAGAGACCAGCCTGAGCTCCTGGAAGCGCAGACAGCAGGGCAACTGCCACGGCACAGAGTGTGGGGTGATGCATGATGCCTGCTCTACCACGGCGGCTTGCTCGTTGCGGGTGCTCTGCTCGTGTGGATAGCGAGAGTGGAAGATGGATGGGCTAATAGACGTAGTATAGATATAGAAGGTGTGGAGTTTGTTATCAAGTGGACACAAAGGAGAAGCAAGAGAAGACACTGGGCGgcaaggaagaaaagagaactAGTTCACCAGCCTTGCTCCCTGGGATGTCTTCACTGGGCATATATGATCAGATGATACACAGGACGAAGGTGAGCTCACTGCCTAAATAAAAGCTGGCATCTTTCCATGTTTAGCAAAAGAACACATTTCCAATGCTGTGACGCCGGTGCCACCTACGATTGATGGAGAATCGACCAGAAGCAAGAGCATGGACCATCTCGTGGCTTTAGCTCCCTGCCCATGTGCCCCTCGGCCTGGACAGCGGAATGTGGGGTAGACTTGGCAGCCAGGTGCTCCAACATCGAGGAGCAACTGGCGCTGGAGCTGACGACTTCCAACCAGGCAGACAGATCTGGGAGCGACAAACAGGATTAGGGATATTGCTAGATATTTTCTCATTGCCAACCTCTCAGTCAACAACTTCTCTGCCTCACGTTTGCGATAGTGCCTAcctgcctacctacccaCGATGGACGCCATTCCCGCGGCCATCAAACAGGCCGATATCAACCTCTGGAAATGCGCCGCCAAAGCTGTGCAGCTCCAAAATGTGAAGCCCATCATCGCGTACTGGTGTGAATACTGGGTGGTCAGACAAATTCTGGCGAAACAACTGCATCTTGCCGATGAAGAGACTCTCAACTATACAACCACCTTGATGGACAAGCTGGAAGAGGTGCGTGCCAACGTCCTGCCAGCAATCTATAAACCCTGCGCTAACGTTGATGTTTCATGACAGACTAAGCAGAAATATGCCCACGAGGAAGCTATCATGGACGATGCCGCCAGCCAAGCCTATGTCGAACAATTCGCCCAAGAGACCCTCGACCGTGCCGAGAGAGTGGTCAAGGCCAACAAAGTTACCCAACAAACAGCGACGACGTTTGACGCAGCTGCTACCTTCTTTCACCTTGTTAATATCTGGGGGACTCCGGATGCAGAGACACAGCAAAAGATCAAATATGCCAAGTGGAACGCCGCGCGGATTGTCAAGGCGATCAAGGAAGGCAAGGACCCAAATGAGTCCAACCCAAAGCTGGAGGAACTCGAACAGCCCGCTCCCCCACCCTTGGACCACAATGATCCGGAAGTTCAGGGTCTGACGGACACGCCATACGACGCCGGGCCAAGATCAGTGACAGTGGAGGATGTTCCCGACGTGGATCTGCGTAGAGATGCTGCCGGCGTATCGTTACCGCAGAGCCCTGTTTCTGCCGGACCACCATCAGCGTGGGGGGATGAGCTCAAGTTACCAGGAGTGCCAACACAGCTCAATGATCCTGTGCCCAGATCGCCTTCTATTCCGTCACCAATCTCTCCACCGTCGCATAATCCAGCCAACTACCAAGGAGCCCCTGATCTGCCATCACCAGTTACCGTACCGACTTGGACGCAGTCGCAGCCTAGTCCATTGGACACGCCTCCTCCCGTATCATGGTCACAACCCCCgactcaaccacctcctacCACCGGGTGGACGCCATCTCCTGCggctcaacaacagcccTACGCCCCACCATCAGCGCCTCCAACCTTTGCTATGAACAACCCGTCGACAGCTGCAGTGGCTTCCCCGCCCGTCAGCCCTCCTACAAATCCTTATTACATGAACATGACACCAACAGCTTATACCACACATCCACCTGCGCCCGCCGCGTACGCACCTGCTCAAAGTGGCCTCGTGGACGAAGCTGCCATGGTTGGGGCTCAAAAGCATGCCAAATGGGCTATATCTGCGCTGAACTTTGAGGATGTGCCGACAGCGGTGAAAGAGCTGCGGAGGGCATTGGAGCTTCTTGGTGCGACATAGCTGGATTGTGATACCATTGATAATAACGATTATATGCAACTAATGCATCACCCCCGTCAACTACGTCTTCATGCGGATTTCCTTGGGAGGCCTTAGCGCCCGAGCCGGCGTTCAGCGTTTGTAATATGACCTTGTCTTGCGAGCGGTTCTTCTCGAAACCAGACTGTCGGATCCTGAGGCAGCGCCTTGCTGCATGTCTCTGACAAGGGCGAAGGCTAGAACCGGAGGGGTGGCCAGCAGTTCGTTGCGAGCCACAGAGGTGTCACAAGCGCCATCTAGTGTAACGAGTGCAACAGACCGCGTGCGCACAGCAGACGCAGGCAGTGTATGAAGTTGACAAGCTGGCTCCATACGAGCCCCATGACATGACTTTTGACAGGGCCTGCTCCGGCAGGCTAGAGCGAGGAGATGCAAAACATCATGTCTGTGGTTCTGCATGTCTATCAGTCGTTTCTGCATTGAAATGACACTTGACAACCTTGCGAGAAGGTTGGTGCAGGTCTGGGGTCTCTGAGTGGTTCGGTCCGAATTGCCTTGTTTATTTCAAGCAGGTGGCAGGTTGTAGCTAGGAGAATGGCTCAGCTACTGGGCGTGTGTCTTGGTGGGGAAGACTTTGTTTGCAATGTAGCGAGTTCAGAGGAATTGTATAAATGCATCAACAAATCGCGTGTTTCCCATTGCCTGTTTGCCCCGGTGACGCCCAGACAATGACCACACGAGTCAACGAAAACCGACCTCACACCGAAAGCTCAGGCGGGAATTGATTGAAGCTTGCAACTGCAGCTCCTTCTCCGTCGTACATACGACTCATTCGTTTATCGTCTtcgctcttcttcttcgtttCTGTCATTCTTACGATATCACCTTACTTCCTATTGTTTCTGCGACTTGCAGTCGAGGTTACAGCTCCACTCACTTCCGCCCCCGAATTACAAGTACAGGTTCGGTGAACAGCTAGCGGTGGTTTGGGGTCGGTATCTGGCCTGCCCTGGTCGCGCGGTGTGCCTTGCGTTACTACACACCCTGTAGTAGGTAGAGTGCCTCGCCTCTTGGCCGCTTCACTTTTGTACGGCACCCAGTGATCGACATTGGGCATAACTAGGTGGATGAAGAATCGAGTAGTTTCAGCTGCTGTGATATAAGTCTACCCTGCTACTGGGTTCATATCTACGACTCAAAAGCATAACCCACCTGTCATTCTTTCTACGGTACGCCACTATCTGTGCTCGCCTGTACAAAGAGAAGCTAACAATCCGGCTTATATAGATTCACAAAGGAAGTCGACCGCCAACAATCAAAGATGGATAACGGCGACAGCACCTGCAACAGCAACTACACgttcagcagcagcggcgggtGCTTGTCTTCATCTacaacctccaccagctcTCCGACCGACTGGAGGCCACGGGTTTATACCCCTTTGCCACATGTACATGTGCCAGTGGCAACTATTTCAACCACGAGATGCGCAAGCCAACGTTGAAACTGATGGACTCGGCCATGGCACTGGGTCTGGGATTTTAAGGAGGTTTTGTTGGATGACCTAGATTTTCAAGATGCTCGTTTGAAAAGTCAACACATGCCGGTTTTTGAAACCAAGAGAAGAATCAGATCAGTCAAATCGATTAGAGAGTAACACCGTACAAGCCTGATATGCAACCGAAACGCTCTTTCCTTCAATGACATGCAGCAGGGCCACGCACCTTCCCTGAGGATTGATGTCATCACGTCTCGGGACTGGTCGTTTGAGGTTTATGTTCTGCATCCAAGGCAAGAATTTTACTATCAATGCTACTGTTCTGATTGATTTGCTAAAGTTGCTGGTTCCAGAACTCGCCTCTGACTTTGTGGCACGAGGGTGTCTGGCAAATGGTGTTTTTGATGTGTTTTCTTCCACCGATTACTTCGCTCATTTCCAAGATATAAATTCGTATTCTTTCAAGATTTTCAACACGAGTCAACATATCATATTTCCTTTTGGCTTGGCGCCCATCACATATTAATCATTGATTCTCGATTTTGCTAGATCAACATACACCATGTCGACGGTCACTTTGACCATTAGCTTGGCTGCCATGTGCCTCGTATCTGGTATACAAGCACATGTGGTGATGAACACTCCCGGATCATACGGCCTCCACGAGGGCACCCCACTCCTTCAAGTCAACCCGCTCGATGGCGTCACCTACAAGCACCCTCGTTCAACTAATAATTTCCATCACAATGGACTCACTGTCATGGAGGCTGGAAATGTCATCCACGTCAATTTTACTGGCGGCGCTCAACACGGAGGCGGCTCATGCCAGTTCAGCATCACGTACGATACTCCCGACAATGGACAGTTGAGCGAGAAGACAAGGTTCAAGACTATATACACCATCATCGGGGGCTGTCCGGCGCAGTTTACGAATGAGATGGCAAACCTACCTGCGCCATATCATGATGCTGAGCAACGACTAGAAACTGAGCATTGTGGTAATGACACTGAATTTAATGGCATGAGGAACTTCCTGGTACCTTTGGCCGAAGTTGTATGTATCATGGAATTGATCACTGAGGCTATGGTTTTGACAATATTTATAGGTTGAAGAATGGTCCCGCGGTGTTTGCCTCATCAGCTACCCCTTTTATCGTCTCTTCAACGGTATTTCCGACTTTTACTCTGGGTTTGTCTGTCAGTATCACTCACTTCCTCTCTTCTACGGTGACGCTAGGGACTGGAACCACCACTATCGGAGTACCATCCATAACGCCAACAAATACGGTCACAGTCTCATCTACTGGCGAAGTCTGCGAACCCGACACCTCTACACTAGCAGTCACCAACACagccccttcaacccccaccacccccggaGGAAACTACACCGCCAGTagccaccacctcaaccaaaAAGGCCGGAATCACTTCCATATTCCCCATCGAAGACACGACGTTCACAACCTCGACTCTCTCAACCACATCCCTCCCGCTCGCTACGGCTCCACTGCCAGGATCAATCCAGATGCCCAAGCCAGCGGCCAACGCGGTCCCGTGCACAAAgcaagagcgaggaggaggaggctttgtTCCTTTTGGTGAAGTTTTGGGAACGATAAGGGAGTATAGAATCATGATGGGGCAGTCGGTAATACGCTTGAACAGTACAATTTTTTGGAGATTGTAATTGTAGCTGATTAGGTCGCAATATCACAGTTTTGTGTTGAAAGTTTGCTAGAGGTGTTATCATTATCTTTGGTGAACCGAGCTTCAAAGTAAAAGGCAAGTCAGCCTCCTACCTACTTATCCTTTATGGCTGGTTTATGAACTATCATTTGAAGCCTATCGGCAAGATATCATCGAGGAAGACTACGCTCACATGTTGGCGTGGGGTCATTTCGTTGAGGTCCATGCTCATGCCCTACTTGTGCAGCAACAAGAGCAGCATACTCCCTCATACTCACGCTCCCATCCCTCAACCCAGCCCTAACTCGGAAAGAATCAGGGTGATATCGTGCAAGATCAGTGTCAAGCTTCACCGCGGGCAGTTCAACCTGCTCAGAGTCCTCCGAATCACCCGAAGAGGTCACGGTAGTTAGACTCACGTGGTGCTCTTTACCCTTGCCCTTACCTTCTTGCTCGGGCACAACAGAGGTAACATACAACCACCTGTTCCCCGTCCAGACCTTTGTCTGCCTCAACTCCCGCTCATCAGAAGCCACCTCCCTTaacaaccccaacgccaacatcaacccgacaccctcccaccaaacccccgTAAACGGCACCCAAAACTCCTCCCTTGCAActatcccccccctcaaatcccactcctcccccaaccctccatcctccctcatccGTCGCAAAATCCACAGAATCCCCAGCCCGCACcgcctcaacctctcctcctcctccagcgtTTTATTTCCTTTGCGAAAAcaccccccccaccccgcaCACAaatcctccaacaaccccctcaaactaACAACCCACACCCCTGTCCTCAGTATCCCTTCCCTCCAACCTCTGAACTGTTCCACTCTATTCACCCCAAGCGGGTTCACCCGTCCCAGCCTCTCAAACATCTCCCGAGTCACAGTCCTGATCTTTACCGCCCTAATCTTCCCCTCTATTCCTACCCCGATCATGCCAGGACAAGAAGGGATCAAGACACAATGCGGACTGGCCGCCGCCCACGACTTGATAACCGGCACGTCGTCGTCCGTGCAAAAGATGGAGACATGTCGGGGTAGGTAGCTTACGTGGGGGGGGACGTAACCCCATATCGTCATCGCGGCCGTCCCGGTAACCATGTACCGCGTGTGAGAGAGGATATGATGTAGCATGTCCAGTGTTTTCTTCAGGGTGGGGATGGACATGACCGATTGGGAAAGTctaggggggggggggtcgtcttgttggtgctggagggtgGTTTCTCACCTGCTGTTGAGACTCTGAGGCagtcgctgtcgctgtcgtgCCCCAAGGCGTGGTGGGGAGTGACTTTCTGTTCTGACGACCAGCATCAGTGACATTTGGTCCCCATGTCTTCTTCGACACTCTAGCACGGTTCCGCTTGATACGAGAACCCGAGTTTGATGGCTCTGGATCTGGCTCCGCCTGGGACCTCTCCTTGCCCGCAAAATCTCTAACAACTGCTTCTAGTTCCGACGGCGTGTAGTTGCGATCGTCACTAATGTCACAGTTCCCAGCAAAGCAGAGAAGATGGCACATTATCTTTGTGAGAAAAGTCCGGAAAGGCGCCATCTTGAAGGTTGAAAGAAGTATGCCAGCGTACTTCCCATGTCTGGTACCCATTTGTTCAAATACCTCTAATAATCTGCACATATAAGAGGAAAATTACTCACAACGCACATATTCTGCCAGCAGCTTCTCAAGACAAGTCCATTGTTCACCGGTCTGGCTTGTTCTGGATAGCCTGCACACAAAGCTCCGACCGTCGAGGCACCACTCGAAAACTCACCGTCCAGAggaacaaagaaaaaaacacacCGGTGGCTATTGCTGGTTTCGTCGCGTCAATGTACCCGGAGGACCAAATGAATCTCTTTTTACGCTGCTACCTATCTAGCTTGATGAGTTGCCCTTGCCCGCCTAACGCCTAATCATACAGCGAACGCCCCGAAAAACTGCCCGCCGAAGGGGTATGTAGAATTAGTCGTCAATGTTCAAAGTTCATCCTCCACATCCATTTCGTCCCCATTCGCTTTGCCATTGGCACCTGGAGTGTCCTTCTTTGGCATCGTCGCCTCCTTGTCGATCATCTGCCTTGACACCGCCACGATGTTGTCCTCGATCAGCTGTTGTCCGACATCTTCCAAATGCTTCTTGGGGTCCAGCTTGCCGACATAGCGCGTCTTAAGCTGCTCCTTGGTGAGCTCTGTCTCCTCCTTGACCCTCTTCTCGTATCCCTCTGCAAGACTGACTAGGCGCTCGAGACGATCCTTTGTTCGTTGACCCTCGCAATGGAAGTCCTCCATCTGAAGCGCCTCTGTCCACTCTTGCTTGTGTAGGTTCATCAACATATTCTCCTCGAGGGCCGTCTTTCTGTAGTTGATGCCGATCGAGTAGTAGTGGCGGTTAAGGCCGTGGATAAGCGCTTGAATAGAGGGCTTGTTCAAATGGCCCAAATTGGAAGTGCTTTGCCGGGGTTCCTGTCCCATGATAAGGGACTGTGGGTTGATCAAACGGAAGGCGTCGATGACGACCTTGCCCTTGACCGACTGGATAGGATCGACGACCACGGCAACAGCACGCGGGGTCAGCTGCTCAAAACTCTGCTGGGTATTGATATCGACAGACGAGAGCCAGCACCCGAAACCGGGATGCGAATGGTACCAGCCGACAACCGACTCGGGCCTGTTTGGGGGTGGACTGTTAGTCTTGGTCCGCCGCTTGCATCAGCACCAGTGATTGTCCCTACCTTCCTGTTTGCCGAAGCATGTCCATCATCTTGGTCTGGAACACCGGGTCGACAGCCTCCACACTAACACCAGTACCGCTCTGAGGCATCGCAAACACATCGACGACACGAACTGTGAAATCGTCGACAAATTCGCCCAGCATTAGACCCATGACTTCCATAGGGACGCCGGCGCGGCCGTGGCGAAGCAttttgaggagggcgagggacgAGATGTAAACGGTCTCAGAGTTATCGATGAGATTGGTATTATCCTAAGCACTTGATATTAACATCTCGGTGTTTACACATGTGTGGCCAGCCAGGTATGCTGCAGTGGGTAGCTCTGCGGTTGGTGGAGGACCTACTGTCCCAGGAGCAGCTCCCATGCCCATGCCAGGGCCAGCGAACATGGTTCTCAATCGATCCATTTCAGCTGCTTTGATGTATGGGAATTACTATTTGAAGTGTGAGAAATGGAAGGACAGGTTGGTGCAACCCGTAGCGAAACAGCAGAATAGTTGGTAGAGGTCGTGGTCGGAATGGCTGGAAAGTTGGTGATGTAGTTGGGAGAGAGCTGATGTCCACCAGCCGCCTACAGCTTGCCCACCAAGGCGCGCTGTGGTTGACGAAAGCTCTGGCAGCCTGCACTAGCTTACCTAAT is a window of Podospora pseudopauciseta strain CBS 411.78 chromosome 1, whole genome shotgun sequence DNA encoding:
- the RPN11 gene encoding multicatalytic endopeptidase (MEROPS:MER0022005; COG:O; BUSCO:EOG09263QB7; EggNog:ENOG503NV6C), whose amino-acid sequence is MDRLRTMFAGPGMGMGAAPGTDNTNLIDNSETVYISSLALLKMLRHGRAGVPMEVMGLMLGEFVDDFTVRVVDVFAMPQSGTGVSVEAVDPVFQTKMMDMLRQTGRPESVVGWYHSHPGFGCWLSSVDINTQQSFEQLTPRAVAVVVDPIQSVKGKVVIDAFRLINPQSLIMGQEPRQSTSNLGHLNKPSIQALIHGLNRHYYSIGINYRKTALEENMLMNLHKQEWTEALQMEDFHCEGQRTKDRLERLVSLAEGYEKRVKEETELTKEQLKTRYVGKLDPKKHLEDVGQQLIEDNIVAVSRQMIDKEATMPKKDTPGANGKANGDEMDVEDEL
- a CDS encoding hypothetical protein (EggNog:ENOG503PRDZ) — its product is MCVNRKSLPTTPWGTTATATASESQQQHQQDDPPPPRLSQSVMSIPTLKKTLDMLHHILSHTRYMVTGTAAMTIWGYVPPHVSYLPRHVSIFCTDDDVPVIKSWAAASPHCVLIPSCPGMIGVGIEGKIRAVKIRTVTREMFERLGRVNPLGVNRVEQFRGWREGILRTGVWVVSLRGLLEDLCAGWGGCFRKGNKTLEEEERLRRCGLGILWILRRMREDGGLGEEWDLRGGIVAREEFWVPFTGVWWEGVGLMLALGLLREVASDERELRQTKVWTGNRWLYVTSVVPEQEGKGKGKEHHVSLTTVTSSGDSEDSEQVELPAVKLDTDLARYHPDSFRVRAGLRDGSVSMREYAALVAAQVGHEHGPQRNDPTPTCERSLPR
- a CDS encoding hypothetical protein (antiSMASH:Cluster_2; COG:S; EggNog:ENOG503NXYH) is translated as MDAIPAAIKQADINLWKCAAKAVQLQNVKPIIAYWCEYWVVRQILAKQLHLADEETLNYTTTLMDKLEETKQKYAHEEAIMDDAASQAYVEQFAQETLDRAERVVKANKVTQQTATTFDAAATFFHLVNIWGTPDAETQQKIKYAKWNAARIVKAIKEGKDPNESNPKLEELEQPAPPPLDHNDPEVQGLTDTPYDAGPRSVTVEDVPDVDLRRDAAGVSLPQSPVSAGPPSAWGDELKLPGVPTQLNDPVPRSPSIPSPISPPSHNPANYQGAPDLPSPVTVPTWTQSQPSPLDTPPPVSWSQPPTQPPPTTGWTPSPAAQQQPYAPPSAPPTFAMNNPSTAAVASPPVSPPTNPYYMNMTPTAYTTHPPAPAAYAPAQSGLVDEAAMVGAQKHAKWAISALNFEDVPTAVKELRRALELLGAT
- a CDS encoding hypothetical protein (EggNog:ENOG503P2FP; CAZy:AA11) — protein: MSTVTLTISLAAMCLVSGIQAHVVMNTPGSYGLHEGTPLLQVNPLDGVTYKHPRSTNNFHHNGLTVMEAGNVIHVNFTGGAQHGGGSCQFSITYDTPDNGQLSEKTRFKTIYTIIGGCPAQFTNEMANLPAPYHDAEQRLETEHCGNDTEFNGMRNFLVEEWSRGVCLISYPFYRLFNGTGTTTIGVPSITPTNTVTVSSTGEVCEPDTSTLAVTNTAPSTPTTPGGNYTASSHHLNQKGRNHFHIPHRRHDVHNLDSLNHIPPARYGSTARINPDAQASGQRGPVHKARARRRRLCSFW